The following are encoded together in the Streptomyces sp. NBC_00358 genome:
- a CDS encoding DUF948 domain-containing protein — protein MSGGEVAGILVAVFWAILVSFLAVALVRLAQTLKATTKLVADVTDQAVPLLADASAAVRSAQTQIDRVDAIASDVQEVTSNASALSTTVASTFGGPLVKVAAFGYGVRRAIGGRRENVPDKASRRTVIVGRTVPSARRGKRKKD, from the coding sequence GTGTCCGGTGGTGAGGTGGCCGGGATCCTGGTGGCCGTCTTCTGGGCGATCCTGGTCTCCTTCCTCGCCGTCGCACTGGTGAGGCTGGCCCAGACGCTCAAGGCGACGACCAAGCTCGTGGCGGACGTGACCGACCAGGCCGTCCCGCTCCTGGCGGACGCCTCGGCGGCGGTGCGCTCCGCGCAGACCCAGATCGACCGGGTCGACGCCATCGCCTCGGACGTCCAGGAGGTCACGTCGAACGCCTCGGCGCTGTCGACGACCGTCGCCTCCACGTTCGGTGGCCCGCTGGTCAAGGTCGCGGCGTTCGGCTACGGCGTGCGCCGGGCCATCGGAGGCCGTCGAGAGAATGTGCCCGACAAAGCGTCCCGTCGTACCGTGATCGTGGGCCGCACCGTCCCGTCCGCGCGGCGGGGAAAGCGGAAGAAGGACTGA
- the mltG gene encoding endolytic transglycosylase MltG, whose translation MTEYGRGPGSEPWHPEDPLYGDGGWGGQAADGQSAYDGGQPQHYPQQQAQQGDWGNGQQQYQPQGQPGQYQDQQQYPGQGQQQYGDQGQQQYPGQGQQQYPGQGQQQFNGQGQQQYPGQGQQQYPGQGQQQYGDQGQQQYPGQGQQQYGDQGRQQYPGEGQQQYPGQGRQQYADGGRNSGAQGQTPYVADPADPYAGQYTGEQPDFYNTPDAYPPPEPPARRRAEPEPEPDWDPGPDQGEHAFFAGGDDDDDDLDDDDDPKGRKGRGDRKGRGGDTGKKKRRSGCACLLVVVVFGGALAGAGVYGYHYYQNRFGSAPDFAGDGSGQVAVIIAKGEGGYVIGQKLKALGVVKSVDAFVSAQQENPKGKSIQAGAYLLRKGMSAASAVDLMLDPKSQNNVTVPPGFRNAQVYTLIDKKLGLADGTTGRVAKKEYKSLGLPSWANSNKEIKDPLEGFLYPLTYPAAKGMKPETVLKSMVAQANKKYVALGLVAKAKSLNLDNPLQVVTVASLVQAEGKTHDDYRKMAEVVYNRLKATNTETNRKLQFDSTFNYLKGQSKIHISESEINSNPDPYNTYYHAGLPPGPIGNPGADAFRAVFNPTKNGWLYFVATDGQNNTEFAKTLAQFEKLKDKFNASSGN comes from the coding sequence ATGACTGAGTATGGCCGGGGCCCTGGCTCCGAACCGTGGCATCCGGAGGACCCGTTGTACGGGGACGGCGGATGGGGCGGACAGGCCGCCGACGGCCAGTCCGCCTACGACGGCGGCCAGCCGCAGCACTATCCGCAGCAGCAGGCGCAGCAGGGCGACTGGGGCAACGGCCAGCAGCAGTACCAGCCCCAGGGCCAGCCGGGGCAGTACCAGGACCAGCAGCAGTACCCCGGTCAGGGTCAGCAGCAGTACGGCGACCAAGGTCAGCAGCAGTACCCGGGCCAGGGCCAGCAGCAGTATCCCGGTCAGGGTCAGCAGCAGTTCAACGGCCAGGGCCAGCAGCAGTACCCGGGCCAAGGGCAGCAGCAGTATCCCGGTCAGGGTCAGCAGCAGTACGGCGACCAGGGTCAGCAGCAGTACCCGGGCCAGGGCCAGCAGCAGTACGGCGACCAGGGCCGGCAGCAGTATCCCGGTGAGGGGCAGCAGCAGTACCCCGGCCAGGGCCGGCAGCAGTACGCCGACGGCGGCCGGAATTCCGGGGCGCAGGGCCAGACGCCCTACGTCGCCGATCCGGCCGACCCCTACGCCGGCCAGTACACGGGTGAGCAGCCCGACTTCTACAACACCCCCGACGCCTATCCGCCGCCCGAGCCGCCCGCCCGGCGCCGCGCGGAACCCGAGCCCGAGCCGGACTGGGACCCGGGGCCGGACCAGGGCGAGCACGCCTTCTTCGCCGGTGGCGACGACGATGACGACGACCTCGACGACGATGACGATCCGAAGGGCCGAAAGGGCCGCGGGGACCGCAAGGGCCGGGGCGGTGACACGGGCAAGAAGAAGCGCCGCAGCGGCTGCGCCTGCCTTCTGGTCGTCGTGGTTTTCGGAGGCGCCCTCGCCGGAGCCGGGGTTTACGGCTATCACTACTACCAGAATCGTTTCGGCTCGGCTCCCGACTTCGCGGGCGACGGTTCGGGACAGGTCGCCGTCATCATCGCCAAGGGCGAGGGCGGTTATGTGATCGGCCAGAAGCTCAAAGCGCTCGGTGTCGTCAAGAGCGTCGATGCCTTTGTCTCCGCTCAGCAGGAGAATCCCAAGGGCAAGTCGATTCAGGCCGGTGCCTATCTCCTGCGCAAGGGGATGTCGGCCGCGAGCGCCGTCGACCTGATGCTCGACCCCAAGAGCCAGAACAACGTGACCGTGCCTCCCGGTTTCCGTAATGCCCAGGTGTACACGCTGATCGACAAGAAGCTCGGGCTCGCCGACGGCACCACCGGTCGTGTCGCGAAGAAGGAATACAAGAGCCTGGGGCTTCCGAGCTGGGCGAACAGCAACAAGGAAATAAAGGATCCGCTGGAAGGATTCCTTTACCCGCTCACGTATCCCGCGGCCAAGGGCATGAAGCCGGAGACCGTGCTGAAGTCCATGGTCGCGCAGGCCAACAAGAAGTACGTGGCGCTGGGACTCGTGGCGAAGGCGAAATCCCTCAATCTCGACAATCCCTTGCAGGTGGTCACGGTCGCGAGCCTGGTCCAGGCCGAGGGCAAGACGCACGACGACTACCGCAAGATGGCCGAGGTCGTCTACAACCGGCTGAAGGCCACCAATACCGAGACCAATCGGAAGCTGCAGTTCGACTCGACCTTCAATTACCTGAAGGGGCAGAGCAAGATTCACATCAGTGAGTCCGAGATCAACAGCAACCCGGACCCGTACAATACCTATTACCACGCGGGTCTGCCGCCCGGTCCGATCGGTAACCCGGGTGCCGACGCCTTCAGAGCGGTGTTCAACCCCACGAAGAACGGCTGGCTCTATTTCGTGGCGACAGACGGTCAGAACAATACCGAATTCGCCAAGACCCTGGCTCAATTCGAGAAACTCAAGGATAAGTTCAATGCCAGCTCGGGCAACTGA
- the ruvX gene encoding Holliday junction resolvase RuvX has product MRRGRRLAIDVGDARIGVASCDPDGILATPVETVPGRDVPAAHRRLRQLVEEYEPIEVVVGLPRSLKGGEGPAAVKVRAFAQELAGGIAPVPVRLVDERMTTVTAGQGLRAAGVKSKKGRSVIDQAAAVIILQQALESERVSGTSPGEGVEVVI; this is encoded by the coding sequence ATGCGCAGAGGACGCCGGCTCGCGATCGACGTCGGGGACGCCCGGATCGGGGTCGCCTCGTGCGACCCCGACGGGATCCTCGCGACACCGGTGGAGACGGTCCCGGGACGTGACGTCCCGGCCGCCCACCGCCGGCTGCGGCAGCTCGTCGAGGAGTACGAGCCGATCGAGGTCGTCGTCGGGCTCCCTCGTTCCCTCAAGGGGGGCGAGGGCCCCGCCGCGGTCAAGGTCCGTGCCTTCGCCCAGGAGCTCGCGGGCGGGATCGCTCCCGTTCCGGTGCGGCTCGTGGATGAGAGGATGACCACGGTGACGGCCGGTCAGGGGCTGCGCGCCGCGGGCGTGAAATCGAAGAAGGGCCGGTCGGTGATCGACCAGGCTGCCGCCGTCATCATCCTGCAGCAGGCGCTGGAATCCGAACGGGTGTCAGGTACATCGCCCGGCGAGGGCGTCGAAGTGGTCATCTGA
- a CDS encoding DUF6167 family protein, protein MFRRTFWFTAGAAAGVWATTKVNRKLKKLTPESLAAQAANKAIDAGHRLKEFALDVRDGMAQREAELGEVLGLNERPDPELPPQRRIAEIGDGARFGDSKQIKYIENTTYSYNRNEDH, encoded by the coding sequence ATGTTCCGCCGTACGTTCTGGTTCACCGCAGGCGCAGCCGCGGGTGTATGGGCCACCACCAAGGTCAACCGCAAGCTCAAGAAGCTGACCCCCGAGAGCCTCGCGGCCCAGGCCGCGAACAAGGCGATCGACGCGGGCCACCGGCTCAAGGAGTTCGCGCTCGACGTCCGCGACGGGATGGCCCAACGAGAGGCCGAACTCGGCGAGGTGCTCGGCCTGAACGAGCGCCCGGACCCCGAACTGCCCCCGCAGCGCCGTATCGCCGAGATCGGCGACGGTGCGCGGTTCGGCGACAGCAAGCAGATCAAGTACATCGAGAACACGACGTACTCGTACAACCGGAATGAGGACCACTGA
- a CDS encoding shikimate dehydrogenase, whose product MPARATDARRAAVLGSPIAHSLSPVLHRAAYRELGLADWSYERFEVDEKALPGFFEDLGPEWAGLSLTMPLKRAVMPLVDEISETAASVEAVNTVVFTEDGRRVGDNTDIPGMVAALRERGIEQVDSAAVLGAGATASSALAALARICTGEVVAYVRSKERAAEMRQWGERLGIEVRTEDWADAEQALRAPLVIATTPAGTTDALAAAVPERPATLFDVLYDPWPTDLAARWSGYGGAVVSGLDLLVHQAVLQVERMTGRTPAPLGAMRTAGEHALAAR is encoded by the coding sequence ATGCCAGCTCGGGCAACTGATGCCCGCCGGGCCGCGGTGCTCGGTTCCCCGATCGCCCACTCCCTGTCCCCGGTGCTGCACCGGGCCGCGTACCGCGAGCTGGGCCTCGCGGACTGGTCGTACGAGCGCTTCGAGGTCGACGAGAAGGCCCTGCCCGGTTTCTTCGAGGATCTCGGACCGGAGTGGGCCGGGCTGTCGCTGACCATGCCGCTCAAGCGGGCCGTGATGCCGCTGGTCGACGAGATCAGCGAGACGGCGGCCTCCGTCGAGGCGGTCAACACCGTCGTGTTCACCGAGGACGGACGGCGTGTCGGCGACAACACCGACATCCCCGGGATGGTCGCCGCGCTGCGCGAGCGCGGGATCGAGCAGGTCGACTCGGCCGCCGTTCTCGGTGCCGGCGCCACCGCGTCCTCCGCGCTGGCCGCCCTCGCGCGGATCTGCACGGGCGAGGTCGTGGCGTACGTCCGCAGCAAGGAACGGGCCGCCGAGATGCGGCAATGGGGCGAGCGGCTGGGCATCGAGGTGCGCACCGAGGACTGGGCCGACGCCGAACAGGCGCTGCGGGCGCCGCTGGTGATCGCCACGACCCCGGCGGGCACCACGGACGCGCTGGCCGCCGCCGTCCCGGAGCGCCCCGCGACCCTCTTCGACGTGCTGTACGACCCCTGGCCGACCGACCTGGCCGCGCGCTGGTCGGGGTACGGCGGAGCCGTGGTGAGCGGGCTCGATCTCCTGGTGCACCAGGCGGTGCTCCAGGTCGAGCGGATGACCGGGCGGACGCCCGCGCCGCTCGGCGCCATGCGCACGGCGGGCGAACACGCGCTCGCGGCTCGGTAG
- the alaS gene encoding alanine--tRNA ligase — MESAEIRRRWLSFYEERGHTVVPSASLIADDPTLLLVPAGMVPFKPYFLGEVKPPWSRATSVQKCVRTPDIEEVGKTTRHGTFFQMCGNFSFGDYFKEGAITYAWELLTSPQDKGGYGLDPERLWITVYLDDDEAETIWRDKIGVPAERIQRLGKKDNYWSMGVPGPCGPCSEINYDRGPEFGVEGGPAVNDERYVEIWNLVFMQYERGEGTSKDDFEILGDLPSKNIDTGLGMERLAMILQGVQNMYEIDTSMAVINKATELTGVEYGAAHGSDVSLRVVTDHMRTSVMLIGDGVSPGNEGRGYVLRRIMRRAIRNMRLLGATGFVVKDLIDVVIAMMGQQYPELVSDRQRIETVALAEEAAFLKTLKAGTNILDTAITDTRDSGGTVLAGDKAFLLHDTWGFPIDLTLEMAAEQGLSVDEDGFRRLMKEQRDKAKADARAKKTGHADLGAYRQIADAAGETDFIGYDRTEAESTVVGILVDGVSSPAATEGDEVEIVLDRTPFYAEGGGQIGDTGRIRVDTGAVIEIRDCQKPVPGVYVHKGVVQVGEVTVGAKAQATIDVRRRTAIARAHSATHLTHQALRDALGPTAAQAGSENQPGRFRFDFGSPSAVPTAVMTDVEQQINEVLARDLDVHAEILSLDEAKKQGAIAEFGEKYGERVRVVTIGDFSKELCGGTHVHNTSQLGLVKLLGESSIGSGVRRIEALVGVDAYNFLAREHTVVAQLQELVKGRPEELPEKISAMLGKLKDAEKEIEKFRAEKVLQAAAGLVESAKDVNGVALVTGQVPDGTGADDLRKLVLDVRGRIQGGRAAVVALFTVSGGKPLTVIATNEAARERGLKAGELVRAAAKTLGGGGGGKPDVAQGGGQNPAAIGEAIDAVQRLVAETAK, encoded by the coding sequence ATGGAGTCGGCTGAAATCCGCCGCCGCTGGTTGAGCTTCTACGAGGAGCGCGGTCACACCGTCGTCCCTTCGGCGTCGCTCATCGCGGACGACCCGACTCTGCTCCTGGTCCCCGCCGGCATGGTCCCCTTCAAGCCGTACTTCCTCGGCGAGGTCAAGCCGCCGTGGTCGCGCGCCACCAGCGTGCAGAAGTGCGTACGCACGCCCGACATCGAAGAGGTCGGCAAGACCACCCGGCACGGCACGTTCTTCCAGATGTGCGGCAACTTCTCCTTCGGCGACTACTTCAAGGAAGGTGCCATCACCTACGCCTGGGAGCTGCTCACCTCGCCCCAGGACAAGGGTGGTTACGGCCTCGACCCCGAGCGTCTGTGGATCACGGTCTACCTCGACGACGACGAGGCCGAGACCATCTGGCGCGACAAGATCGGTGTCCCGGCCGAGCGCATCCAGCGCCTGGGCAAGAAGGACAACTACTGGTCCATGGGCGTCCCCGGACCCTGCGGACCGTGTTCCGAGATCAACTACGACCGCGGCCCCGAGTTCGGCGTCGAGGGCGGCCCGGCGGTCAACGACGAGCGGTACGTGGAGATCTGGAACCTGGTCTTCATGCAGTACGAGCGCGGCGAGGGCACCTCGAAGGACGACTTCGAGATCCTCGGCGACCTGCCCAGCAAGAACATCGACACCGGTCTCGGCATGGAACGCCTCGCCATGATTCTGCAGGGCGTGCAGAACATGTACGAGATCGACACCTCCATGGCCGTCATCAACAAGGCCACCGAGCTGACGGGTGTCGAGTACGGCGCCGCGCACGGCTCCGACGTCTCGCTGCGCGTGGTCACCGACCACATGCGCACCTCCGTGATGCTCATCGGCGACGGCGTGAGCCCCGGCAACGAGGGCCGCGGCTATGTGCTGCGCCGCATCATGCGCCGCGCCATCCGCAACATGCGGCTGCTGGGCGCCACCGGCTTCGTCGTCAAGGACCTCATCGACGTCGTGATCGCGATGATGGGCCAGCAGTACCCGGAACTCGTCAGCGACCGGCAGCGGATCGAGACCGTGGCCCTCGCCGAGGAGGCCGCCTTCCTCAAGACGCTGAAGGCCGGCACGAACATCCTCGACACGGCCATCACCGACACCAGGGACTCCGGCGGCACGGTCCTCGCCGGCGACAAGGCGTTCCTGCTCCACGACACCTGGGGCTTCCCGATCGACCTCACCCTCGAAATGGCCGCCGAACAGGGCCTGTCGGTGGACGAGGACGGCTTCCGCCGCCTGATGAAGGAGCAGCGGGACAAGGCCAAGGCCGACGCCCGCGCCAAGAAGACCGGCCACGCCGACCTCGGCGCCTACCGTCAGATCGCCGACGCCGCCGGAGAGACCGACTTCATCGGCTACGACCGCACCGAGGCCGAGTCGACGGTCGTCGGCATCCTCGTCGACGGCGTCTCCTCCCCGGCCGCCACCGAGGGCGACGAGGTCGAGATCGTCCTCGACCGCACCCCGTTCTACGCCGAGGGCGGCGGCCAGATCGGTGACACGGGCCGCATCCGGGTCGACACCGGTGCCGTCATCGAGATCCGCGACTGCCAGAAGCCCGTCCCGGGCGTGTACGTCCACAAGGGCGTCGTCCAGGTCGGCGAGGTCACCGTCGGCGCCAAGGCCCAGGCCACCATCGACGTCCGCCGTCGTACGGCCATCGCCCGCGCCCACTCGGCCACGCACCTCACGCACCAGGCGCTGCGCGACGCCCTCGGCCCGACGGCCGCCCAGGCCGGTTCCGAGAACCAGCCCGGCCGCTTCCGCTTCGACTTCGGCTCCCCGTCCGCCGTCCCGACGGCCGTGATGACCGACGTCGAGCAGCAGATCAACGAGGTGCTCGCCCGCGATCTGGACGTGCACGCCGAGATCCTGAGCCTCGACGAGGCCAAGAAGCAGGGCGCCATCGCCGAGTTCGGCGAGAAGTACGGCGAGCGCGTCCGCGTCGTGACCATCGGCGACTTCTCCAAGGAGCTGTGCGGCGGCACGCACGTGCACAACACCTCCCAGCTCGGCCTGGTCAAGCTGCTCGGCGAATCCTCCATCGGCTCGGGCGTACGGCGCATCGAGGCCCTGGTCGGCGTCGACGCGTACAACTTCCTCGCCCGTGAGCACACGGTCGTCGCCCAGCTCCAGGAACTGGTCAAGGGCCGCCCCGAGGAGCTTCCGGAAAAGATCTCCGCCATGCTCGGCAAGCTGAAGGACGCCGAGAAGGAGATCGAGAAGTTCCGCGCGGAGAAGGTCCTGCAGGCCGCCGCCGGTCTCGTCGAGTCCGCCAAGGACGTGAACGGCGTCGCCCTGGTCACCGGCCAGGTTCCGGACGGCACGGGCGCCGACGACCTGCGCAAGCTGGTCCTCGACGTGCGCGGCCGTATCCAGGGCGGACGGGCCGCCGTGGTGGCCCTGTTCACGGTCTCGGGCGGCAAGCCGCTCACCGTCATCGCCACCAACGAGGCCGCCCGTGAGCGCGGTCTGAAGGCCGGCGAGCTGGTCCGCGCGGCCGCCAAGACCCTCGGCGGCGGCGGTGGCGGCAAGCCGGACGTCGCCCAGGGCGGCGGCCAGAACCCCGCCGCCATCGGCGAGGCCATCGACGCGGTCCAGCGACTCGTCGCCGAGACGGCCAAGTAA